CACAGTTGTATGTCCACGCACGTCGGCATTAATATTTACTGTAACTGTAACGTGTTCAACACGTTTGAAGTTTGCATCGATCAAGTCTTGTTCTGTGACAGTGAAAGAAGATTCGAGGGAGTTTTCCGTAGATTTAGTATTTTTCTTCACCTTCACTGTGGGACAATAAAACCATGATTGTGGGTTCACGTTTTCCCAGGTCTTTGCGGCCTCCACAATACGATATGCATCCATTCTACCATATCCGTACTTGTGTGAGTACCTTTTACCCAACGCTCCGTCTTGCCAACCACTGTCTTTTTCATCTACTTCCAACGACGAGAGAATTGTTAAATATTGTACATCTCTCCATGTTAAGTTTGGATTTGCCTCAAGAACTAAAGCGTAAACACCTGCAGCTAAAGGTGCAGCTGCGGATGTACCACTATGAGTATCACTGCATGTGTTATGAACACCAGTAGAATGGATAAATTCTCCATTTCCCGAGGAGTACGCGACCACTAAAACCGCTGAACAGCTTTCAGCATAGGGCGGGTGAGCACCCATATGGTCTATAGCACTAACAGTAATCGAGTAAATAGAATTTGTAAAGCCGTCATAGTTACAATTGTCACCGTTCATACCACCATTACCACTTGCAAAAACATACAAAGCGCCTTTCTTATCGCGACCCTCACTAACGCCTTTTATCAAGGCTTTTTGAACCATAGGACTGGGACCCTGCATTTCTGCACCATTATCAACCGGGCCCCAAGAGCATGAATATATATCATTGACACCTAGTCCATATACCAAAGAAGCAGCCTCCTGCTCCACAGTAACATCATCTGACAAAATTCGGATTCCAGATACTTTAGAATTATATGCAACCCCCACGCCACAAACGTTGTTTCTAGCAGCAGCAACCTCCGCTGCGCAACGTGTGCCATGGGTATCATCCCTAAGCTGCGGCTTGGGTAGAGCTGTATTGTCATTGAAGTCCCAAGAGCCTTCCGCGCAAAAGTTATCCTTTAAATCATCGCCTTCAAAATCCAAGCCATCGTCGACCACAGCAACCACAACACCTTTACCTGTAATATTATTAAGCCAAAGTCCAGTAACATTTAAGTCAAATCCAGGGTATAAGGTATTCATAAGATGCCACTGCCTGTTGAATGTTGGATCTTCAATTGACAACTTTTGCTTAATGTCCACCCTAAAGGCCTCAACAGAAGCGTCCACCTGGCCTGGTACTGGCATCCTCTTGTAAAGCCTCTCCGGGATCAAATCGTGATATGAAAGCACACTCTCGTCCAATTCATCTTGTACATTTGACCTTTTATTTGCATCACCCAAGCCTACTGAGAAAACATAATGGTTATCAAGTCCGCGAGCATTATGCTCAAAGGTCCAGTTTGGATGCTCCATCAATATAGCAGAAACATTATTCCTTGATTCAACTGCAAAGTATTTCCTCTTGACATAGTCTTTTGCTGGTACTATCTGCCCATACGCATATTGCAATATAGATAAACCCACAAAAAATACACCTACAGCCTTCATGTTGAGGATTGGAAGTGCAGGTAACGATCCTATAGTACCAACTCCTTATGGCTCTGAAGAACAACCCAGTATCCTCCACGTCTTGTAAGGTATAGCTTTCACTCCTGCCTCAAGTATCATGTGTAGTTTTACTTCTCGTTTGGGGTAAAGTTAAATCAAAAAGACTCTGACGCCAACACGTCATTAATGATTGTAGAGTGACTCCAATATTATTTAAACTAAAAGCTTATAAACATAACTACCTAGTCTTTAGATTAACAAATACCCAGTTATTGGGCCAATGAACCCATTGGATCCCAGATTGGAAGCTTGATTACCTTTTTGTCTTCTTGCTTGTATTTGTTAGCCAAATCCTCGGGTAActcatcaatatcaacGACAATTTGGTAACAGTATTCCTCGAAGTACTTCTGGGTCATTACAAAGTACCCGTCTTTACCAATGTCCTTACCCCAAGAGTTCTCGACCTTGTAGCGAATAGGTTTGTTGGTTTTCTCATCAATGTGCACAGCAGTGATCAACATGGCATGGGTCATCAAACTTTCACTGTACCTAATACGAGCCTCCTTGGTCTGGTTAGGTTCGTAACCGACAGCCTTGTAGTTCCACAAATCAATGTCTAGGACACCTTCAGTCTTAGACATGAATTTTGGAGTGTGGGAACCGAAGAAGACTCCTTTCTTCGCCTTTAAACGCTTGACCAATAAGTCTGTCAAAGTCTCATTATCGACGTTCAAGAAAAACACAGGGTCCCCGCCTACAACGTTGCACAAACGATCGATGTGAATGAATTCGCCGTATGGGTGTCTTGGATCGTTAATCAACGAAACAGGCTTACTTTCGTCAAAACCTGCATACTCCTTGGCAAATTCGAGTGGGGTACTCCGCACAGTGCCAACTTTACCTTCTTTGTCAACGTAGTCCCACACAAACTCCTCGTCTGGTTGCACAGGAGGTATATCAATGAACAAGGTCAACATCTTTACAATCTCGCGTTGCATATTCTCGCGCATTTCCGTCACATCCTCGCCCTTGGCAAGTGCTTCACGCAAAACCTGGGCATACTCGCGCATCTTGGTCATCAATAGCGAATTGCATTTGGATGAAGAAGTGGAAGTAAACGACAAATCGGCAAAGAGATCCTTAGGCAAGAGCCCGTACTTTCTGACCAAATTGACAAACATGCTGTACTGGCCACCGTCGTTGATAGGCTGCGACAAAAAGTACTGCACAAGACGTCCGTCAAGATCCTCCTTGTGAGTGTCCACAATTTGGTCCAAGAAGTAGTTTGCCTTCTCGAGCTTGTCGTAGAAAAACAAGTAGCTTTGAGACAACTCGAACTCCTTCAAGTTCAACTTCCTTGCAACATTCAACCTCAAGCCATTGGTGGCAGCAAACAACCAACATCTGCCGGTGCTGCGCTGGTTGGTCACAGGACCAACCTCGTCCGTAATACCGGTATTAAAAACCCTAGGATAATTTACTTGTAGCCTCCTCTTGTCCAACAATGCATCATCTGCATTGTTGTTCTTTAGAACGGTGGCTGCCAAGTTGTGCACACCGTCTTCCTGAAACTCTTTGGTCCATTTAGTGAGGTCAGAAGTTTTGATAGACATCAAGTTCGTGGGTTTAGTTCTTCTATATAGCTGAGATAGCCTTCTGGCTGCGTTTAGAGTTTTCATTATTTCTTAAGATTTGCCACCCTGCTTTTATAAAGCGTAAACTTGTTTCTGATTGTGATTACGGGTTTCGTAATATCCGACCGAGTGCACATGTAACAGCGATACTTGAAGGCATTATGAAAGCCACACATCACCTATAAGGTTATTTCGGGGGGGACATTGTTGTTAGAATGAACAATCTACGCATATTCTAAATCGTATAAGTGCCTTTTTCGTCTTATCCGGGTTTTACCGACTTACAAATTTTATGTAAAAGTAAGCACAGAGGTTATAAGCATGCAAAGATTATCCAAATATCCTGTTTACAAAACATATAGATAACAAATGAGCTTAAAGTTCTCGGAAGGCGATCTTAATGACTTCATTAGTCCGGGTGCTTCATGCGTTAAGTCCACGAGGACAACAAAATCTACAGAACATGTAAAGAGCGATACACAAGAAATAGAGGTAGGTAAAGAACCATCAGAGCTGGAGAAAGTTTCTATAACGCTGGAAGATTGTTTAGCATGCTCTGGTTGTATAACATCTAGTGAGGAGCTGTTGCTTAGCCGACAGAGTCATACAGTGTTTTTGGAGGCGCATAAGCAGCTAGCCGGAAATCGGACGCTGGTAGTGAGTGTGGCGCCCCAGGTACGACTTTCGTTGGCCCACTATTTTGGCATGAGTCAGAATGACAGTGATCGGTGCTTGGTTGGTGTTTTGGAATCATACTTTGGTGCTCGCTTTGTAGTTGGCACTCAGGTTGGCAGAAGTATTACTGTGCAACAAACGAACGAGGCATTGGGCGAAAGGGCACAGAAGGGAGAGAAAAAGCCTGTACTGTGCAGTGTATGCCCGGGGTTTGTGCTATATGCAGAGAAAACGAAGCCTGGATTGGTACCTTATCTTCTGGATGTGAAGTCTCCACAGCAGATCACAGGAGCTTTGCTGAAGGATGTTGTGCCGAATATGTACCACTTGTCGCTGATGCCTTGCTTTGACAAGAAGCTTGAGGCGTCGCGTAAGGACGGCGAGGGAGAGGTAGACTGTGTACTGACACCAAAGGAGTTCGTGAAGATGTTGGGCGAGCTTGGGCTAGATTTTCGAACCTTTGTCAGCGATTTTGGCAGCTTCCAGCGGTTGTCGCCGCCTGGGTGGGATCCTCGAGTGCACTGGGCGTCTTCGGCTGGTAGTAGTTCTGGTGGCTACGCTTACCAGTATATCTTGGGGTTGCAGAAGTCGCATCCTGCCACGTCGATAGTTTCCCTGCAGGGCAAGAACGCAGATGTTGTTGAGCACAGGCTGCTAGACGTTGAAGGCCAAGTCCTGGGTTCTTCGAGTGAGGTCTACGGTTTTAGGAATATCCAGAACGTCGTCCGGAGGCTACTAACAGGGACAGCCAGTAAGCGAAACCCTAAGCTACTTAGGAGGCGGGCGGGGGCAACTACGTCTGCCACGAAAACTAATTTTGCCCAGGTTGCCAATCCGGCAGAATCTGATTTCATAGAGATTATGGCTTGTCCGGGCGGTTGCATAAACGGTGGTGGTTTGCTTAGTGGCGAACAACTAAATCCAGTACAACGGAAGCAACTCATCTCTGATCTCAATTCTAAATATAACGCATTGGAGTCCATAGACATACCCCCGCAACACATAGAGGAACGGTACGTCTACAAATTCCACGCACTTGAGCAGCCCAATGATGTTGTTTCAGTCGGCAATACTTGGTAGGGATTTGGTCCTAAGGTCCCAATGAACTGCACTCGTGCGCTATTTAAggttatatatatatatatcgGTGAGTACTAGAACACTTACTCTATATATGTAAATATAGATCGATTAGAGGATTTTTGAGCGGCTTTCGGTCATCTGTAGACAGACGGACCAATTCTTTCACATAAGGGGTCCGTCAGGAACGCTTACAATGATTAGTAAGACGTGAGGGAAATGCCATGTAAAAACCAACAAATGAGACCTATATAAAGAAAGGTTCACCACAACAACATAAAAACAACACCAGAAGACGTTAACTCTAAGATCTTTAGATACACCATAGAGTCAGAAATATGTCTTCCTCGAATTCTCCAGTGGTGTTCGATAAGAACACGGTTGTTGTGGTATTTGGAGCATCAGGTGACCTATCCAAAAAGAAAACATTCCCTGCGCTCTTTGGTCTATTTAGAGAAGGTTGCTTGGATCCTTCCACCAAGATAATTGGTTATGCTAGATCAGAATTGACTGTTGATGATTTACGAAAAAAGGTTGAACCAAACTGTAAGGTAAACGAGGGGGATGATGAAAAGTTGAAGGAGTTCCTACAGATGATCTCTTATGTTCATGGACCATACGATAAAGATGAGGGTTATAAGAAATTGGCAGCTGAAATTGAGCAAtttgagaaggaaaggtCTATAAAGAATCCGAACCGGTTGTTTTACTTGGCGCTGCCCCCTTCGGTGTTTGTTACTGTCGTTGGCCATATTAAATCCAATGTTTACAGCGAACAGGGTACCATGAGAGTGATTATTGAGAAGCCATTCGGCCATGACTTAGCTTCTTTTAGGGAATTGCAACAGCAATTAGCTCCCTTGCTACGGGAAGAGGAGGTGTTTAGAATTGACCACTATTTGGGTAAGGAAATGGTGAAGAACTTGATGTTGTTGAGGTTCGGCAATGTCTTTTTCAATGCGGCCTGGAACAAAGAAACCGTGCAGATGATCCAAATCTCCTTCAAGGAGCCTTTCGGTACTGAGGGTCGTGGAGGCTACTTTGACTCTGTGGGTATAATTCGGGATGTCATGCAAAATCACTTGCTACAAGTTTTAACGCTATTGACTATGGAAAGGCCTGCTTCCTATGACCCAGAAAGTGTACGTGATGAAAAGGTGAAGGTATTGAAGGCCTTCGAACCTATCGATCATAATGATATATTAATCGGACAGTATGGCAAATCTATAGACGGTGAAAAGCCTGGATACTTGGACGATGACACTGTAAAGAAGGATTCAAAATGTCTCACTTATGCTGCTTTGACgtttaaaattaaaaacGAACGCTGGGATGGTGTCCCAATTGTTATGAGAGCTGGTAAGGCGCTCAATGAGGGAAAGGTCGAGGTAAGAATAATGTTCAAGAGTATTTGCTCTGGAATTTTTAGTGATATCCCCAGTAACGAACTTGTGATTAGAATACAGCCAAGCGAGGCTATATATGTTAAATTTAACGCTAAAACCCCAGGTTTGGCTACGAATTCCCAATTAACTGAGCTTGATTTGACTTACGCGAACCGGTTCAAGAACTACTGGATTCCAGAGGCTTATGAGTCATTGATCAGAGATGCATTAATGGGTGACCATTCGAACTTTGTGAGAGATGATGAATTGGATCTCAGCTGGCAATTGTTTGATCCACTATTGGAATATTTGGAAGGCCCTGATGCTCCTCAGCCTGAAATTTATCCATATGGTTCAAGAGGCCCGGCTGGTTTGTCAAAATACTTGGAGAATCACCATTATGTTTTCCAGGATGGCAAGTATCAATGGCCAGTTTCATTTGCACATGAAGCGAACGATAGTGGGAAATCGAACTTGTAGACCATGACTTTATTGTCATTGCACTCAttatatagatatgtagATAAGATTTATATATAAAGTACTAAAGTTTATGCACGAAACGCAGCACACTTAAAAAATGTCCTTAAACTCTAATCAGAAATTCCC
The Eremothecium sinecaudum strain ATCC 58844 chromosome II, complete sequence DNA segment above includes these coding regions:
- the LAP3 gene encoding bleomycin hydrolase (Syntenic homolog of Ashbya gossypii ABL204W; Syntenic homolog of Saccharomyces cerevisiae YNL239W (LAP3)), with product MKTLNAARRLSQLYRRTKPTNLMSIKTSDLTKWTKEFQEDGVHNLAATVLKNNNADDALLDKRRLQVNYPRVFNTGITDEVGPVTNQRSTGRCWLFAATNGLRLNVARKLNLKEFELSQSYLFFYDKLEKANYFLDQIVDTHKEDLDGRLVQYFLSQPINDGGQYSMFVNLVRKYGLLPKDLFADLSFTSTSSSKCNSLLMTKMREYAQVLREALAKGEDVTEMRENMQREIVKMLTLFIDIPPVQPDEEFVWDYVDKEGKVGTVRSTPLEFAKEYAGFDESKPVSLINDPRHPYGEFIHIDRLCNVVGGDPVFFLNVDNETLTDLLVKRLKAKKGVFFGSHTPKFMSKTEGVLDIDLWNYKAVGYEPNQTKEARIRYSESLMTHAMLITAVHIDEKTNKPIRYKVENSWGKDIGKDGYFVMTQKYFEEYCYQIVVDIDELPEDLANKYKQEDKKVIKLPIWDPMGSLAQ
- the ZWF1 gene encoding glucose-6-phosphate dehydrogenase (Syntenic homolog of Ashbya gossypii ABL206C; Syntenic homolog of Saccharomyces cerevisiae YNL241C (ZWF1)) yields the protein MSSSNSPVVFDKNTVVVVFGASGDLSKKKTFPALFGLFREGCLDPSTKIIGYARSELTVDDLRKKVEPNCKVNEGDDEKLKEFLQMISYVHGPYDKDEGYKKLAAEIEQFEKERSIKNPNRLFYLALPPSVFVTVVGHIKSNVYSEQGTMRVIIEKPFGHDLASFRELQQQLAPLLREEEVFRIDHYLGKEMVKNLMLLRFGNVFFNAAWNKETVQMIQISFKEPFGTEGRGGYFDSVGIIRDVMQNHLLQVLTLLTMERPASYDPESVRDEKVKVLKAFEPIDHNDILIGQYGKSIDGEKPGYLDDDTVKKDSKCLTYAALTFKIKNERWDGVPIVMRAGKALNEGKVEVRIMFKSICSGIFSDIPSNELVIRIQPSEAIYVKFNAKTPGLATNSQLTELDLTYANRFKNYWIPEAYESLIRDALMGDHSNFVRDDELDLSWQLFDPLLEYLEGPDAPQPEIYPYGSRGPAGLSKYLENHHYVFQDGKYQWPVSFAHEANDSGKSNL
- the NAR1 gene encoding iron-sulfur cluster assembly protein NAR1 (Syntenic homolog of Ashbya gossypii ABL205C; Syntenic homolog of Saccharomyces cerevisiae YNL240C (NAR1)), producing the protein MSLKFSEGDLNDFISPGASCVKSTRTTKSTEHVKSDTQEIEVGKEPSELEKVSITLEDCLACSGCITSSEELLLSRQSHTVFLEAHKQLAGNRTLVVSVAPQVRLSLAHYFGMSQNDSDRCLVGVLESYFGARFVVGTQVGRSITVQQTNEALGERAQKGEKKPVLCSVCPGFVLYAEKTKPGLVPYLLDVKSPQQITGALLKDVVPNMYHLSLMPCFDKKLEASRKDGEGEVDCVLTPKEFVKMLGELGLDFRTFVSDFGSFQRLSPPGWDPRVHWASSAGSSSGGYAYQYILGLQKSHPATSIVSLQGKNADVVEHRLLDVEGQVLGSSSEVYGFRNIQNVVRRLLTGTASKRNPKLLRRRAGATTSATKTNFAQVANPAESDFIEIMACPGGCINGGGLLSGEQLNPVQRKQLISDLNSKYNALESIDIPPQHIEERYVYKFHALEQPNDVVSVGNTW
- the KEX2 gene encoding kexin KEX2 (Syntenic homolog of Ashbya gossypii ABL203W; Syntenic homolog of Saccharomyces cerevisiae YNL238W (KEX2)); this translates as MKAVGVFFVGLSILQYAYGQIVPAKDYVKRKYFAVESRNNVSAILMEHPNWTFEHNARGLDNHYVFSVGLGDANKRSNVQDELDESVLSYHDLIPERLYKRMPVPGQVDASVEAFRVDIKQKLSIEDPTFNRQWHLMNTLYPGFDLNVTGLWLNNITGKGVVVAVVDDGLDFEGDDLKDNFCAEGSWDFNDNTALPKPQLRDDTHGTRCAAEVAAARNNVCGVGVAYNSKVSGIRILSDDVTVEQEAASLVYGLGVNDIYSCSWGPVDNGAEMQGPSPMVQKALIKGVSEGRDKKGALYVFASGNGGMNGDNCNYDGFTNSIYSITVSAIDHMGAHPPYAESCSAVLVVAYSSGNGEFIHSTGVHNTCSDTHSGTSAAAPLAAGVYALVLEANPNLTWRDVQYLTILSSLEVDEKDSGWQDGALGKRYSHKYGYGRMDAYRIVEAAKTWENVNPQSWFYCPTVKVKKNTKSTENSLESSFTVTEQDLIDANFKRVEHVTVTVNINADVRGHTTVDLISPGGTVSNLGVVRRRDMHSEGFKDWTFMSVAHWGESGKGEWKLVVKTASNANLVELIDWRLKLFGESIDASKAVPFEFGNDDESHITHQRPSPSHSSSSSESSSESPSGSSLSGANMLPTTGHAKTYYFTIFMIGAMVLIFYFIFFSKTRRVRRSRAETFEFDIIDTDSEYDSSVDQSMDNTARILTDNDFNDFTFALSDEEQQANAENPFLSEEDPESKHHAKSSDPLLKDTVEAIEDPVSTTDSNTRQ